Genomic DNA from Setaria italica strain Yugu1 chromosome V, Setaria_italica_v2.0, whole genome shotgun sequence:
TaccaacaaaaaaagaaaaaaaaacagctccCACATCCCACACCACAGGTCATAAGTCTCCCAAGAACAATTACAATCCACTGGACTTCTGCACCCACGTTGGCTTAAACATAGCTAGAACACCGTAAAGATGAAGTTAAACAACACCAAGCAACAGAAGAATGCATTCATAAACAAACCTTAGAACCAAAATGTATCTGGCGTAAGGTCATTGCACATGTCAGGCCTCCATAAACTTAAAGTGGGTATGTGTAGACAGTTAGGTACAACAAGAGTGACAACCTAAAAGACAACCGTGTCaagcatggttcctagggtctGAACTATGTTTGATGACATTAAATTCGACACATGCTCTTCCAAATGCTTCTTCGCATCTTGCCGACCAACATTTGCTATCGCGAGTTTCTCAGGTGGCAGCTCATCCTCCTCTTGCACTGCCTTGTTGTACTTGACGGCTAGGTTCAGCATTTCCTGGACAAGAGAAGTCACATTATGATTAATGAGCAGAAGAAGTATGAAGCATCAACAGAAGAAAAAATCATCTCAATGCAACTAAAGGGATATGAATGGTATACACACCTGGACAGTCTGCTCATTGGTTTTCGAGTGAGTGTCAAACCTCTTCAAAATTAGTCCATCGGTCCATTTCTTTTTGTGCAAGTTCAGCAACATTTTCTCCTCAAGCTCGTTTTTCCGGTAATTGATTGCAATTGAGTAGTAATGTCTGTTCAGCCCATGGATAAGAGCCTGAAAGAAAAACAGATATGAGCAAAATATGTATAAGGGAACAGAACAAGCTCATGTAATCCATATTATTTAGTATTTACCTGAATAGACGGCTTATTTAGGTGCCCAACATTAGACGTTGTCTGTCGTGGCTCCTGGCCAAGCATCATGGTCTGAGGATTAATGAGGCGGAATGCATCAATAACCACCTTCCCCTTGACACTCTGGATGGGGTCTATCACAACAGCAACCGCCCTGGGGTTCAAAGCTTCAAAACTCTGCAAATTtatattgatttttttagcTTATATACATAAGAGTTTTAGCCTAAGTACTTTGATGCAAATGAGTGCAGAGTGTTTAGCACTATGGCAAACAAACTCTGTCATTATCTACAACTTCCTATCTCCAGATCATGGATATAGAAAAGATACAAAACAAATTATGCAAAGAAGTACAAAGGCTAGTTAATAGAAGAAAAACTCCAGTGAGTTGGGGTAAATTACTAGCCCATGTCTCCgagttttcttttttaaaaaaaaatgtataccaCGTAGATAATCTGATAATGCTACTTAATGACAACAGGGTAGGTTCAGTGACAACTTTCAAGGAGACATGCTACACAATGAAGGTAGTTAaattgaaaacaaaagaaaagcagcATAGTTCCTCCAGTTGATCTATTAGTTTCTTATATTCATGTTTTATTTAAAAAAGTGCAATCTATCAGTATTTAATGAAATGGCCTATAATAGAGTGGGACTACAGCAGTTATCTCATTTTGTCAGCGCAAGATAAATGACCCCTTTTGCATAGAAGGTAAGCTATAAGCATTATACCTGTTGAGTATTGATATCAACTCCTGAGAGCCAGCAACCGAAGCCAGGATGCGAGTGATACCAGCCTACAACCATTTCTGGTCtgtaaaagagaaaaaaatgtcAGCGTAATCCTACAGAACTGAACTGAGTAAAAGCAACAATCTTGAGTAAGTTGACCAAAGAAAAAGGTATTTACAGCTATCGCCAACATTGCTGTAAATAAAATTTTATGATATACAAAATGGTTTGATCCTCTATGAGCCACGACACCCTCTCCCCGTTTTGTGTTTAGTGGCGGTGGTGGGTAAATATAGCAAAGCGTAAGGCAGTAACGGTGATCATCACTAGTAACTCGAATTTTGAAGTAGTAGAGATGTGTAAACAACTTTGAATGAACAAAAAGATATGTTATGTGCACACAATCTTTATCTGATTATTTGATAGATCTATTTACGCATAATCTTAACAATAAGGAAATAAAACTAAAGATGTGACCACAAATACTGCCTCAAGCAAATCCACTGCAGCAGTCTTATTTTAACAACATTATGAAACACAATAACATATGGCATAACCCATTCAGGCCATTGCAATTTTCAGTCAACTAATCCTTGACAACCACAGAGTTTAAGGCTGCCAGATGAATTCAAGTTCAGTGCACATACCAGCAACACTGTATAATTCATAACCAGCTAACGCTACTGAAGCTCTGGGGTGAAGATTTAAGGATTGTGatcagataaaaaaaaatcaaattctaGAACCCTGTCACTATCTCTGAACTGAATAATTTATTCAGAAGGTCCATCCCGATTTTAAACCAAGAGTTCGTGGGTACCAGCATTGTTAAATAGCTGGGCAGATTAGCTAATGAACTAAATGAAGCTCTGTGAGTGAAGATTTGGAAGGA
This window encodes:
- the LOC101765824 gene encoding 26S proteasome non-ATPase regulatory subunit 14 homolog; amino-acid sequence: MERLQRIFGASGMGQPPTDSPLLDSSEQVYISSLALLKMLKHGRAGVPMEVMGLMLGEFVDDYTVRVVDVFAMPQSGTGVSVEAVDHVFQTNMLDMLKQTGRPEMVVGWYHSHPGFGCWLSGVDINTQQSFEALNPRAVAVVIDPIQSVKGKVVIDAFRLINPQTMMLGQEPRQTTSNVGHLNKPSIQALIHGLNRHYYSIAINYRKNELEEKMLLNLHKKKWTDGLILKRFDTHSKTNEQTVQEMLNLAVKYNKAVQEEDELPPEKLAIANVGRQDAKKHLEEHVSNLMSSNIVQTLGTMLDTVVF